One Pseudomonas sp. MH9.2 DNA segment encodes these proteins:
- a CDS encoding DMT family transporter, whose amino-acid sequence MRPADTLRLLALAAIWGASFLFMRIIAPVLGTVPTAFFRVSIAAGGLLVILWLMRIDWDFRGKFKICLLLGMINSGLPATLYSLAAQVLPAGYSSIFNATTPLMGVLIGGLFFSQKLSPVKIAGVFLGLFGVGILTRAGPVAFNRELLTGALACLLATTSYGFAGFLAHRWLDQQGGLDPRLATVGSMLGATLLLLPLFGYSVISHPPASWGGSSVWLSLLGLGLVCTAFAYILFFRLLSDIGPLSSMTVTFMIPPFGVLWGALFLDEPLSWAHLYGGVLIAVALWLVLKPVAMAKASAGEH is encoded by the coding sequence TTGAGACCCGCCGACACCCTGCGTTTATTAGCACTCGCCGCCATCTGGGGCGCCAGCTTCCTGTTCATGCGGATCATCGCACCCGTGCTCGGCACCGTACCGACGGCATTTTTTCGCGTATCCATTGCCGCTGGCGGCTTGCTGGTGATCCTCTGGCTGATGCGGATTGATTGGGATTTTCGCGGCAAATTCAAAATCTGCCTACTGCTGGGGATGATCAACTCCGGGCTGCCCGCGACCTTGTATTCATTAGCCGCTCAAGTATTACCCGCCGGTTATTCATCGATTTTCAACGCAACGACGCCGCTGATGGGCGTATTGATTGGTGGGTTGTTCTTCAGCCAAAAACTGTCCCCGGTGAAAATCGCGGGGGTGTTTCTCGGCTTGTTCGGTGTCGGCATCCTGACCCGTGCGGGGCCCGTGGCTTTCAATCGGGAGCTGCTGACCGGCGCTCTGGCCTGTTTGCTGGCAACGACAAGCTACGGCTTCGCCGGCTTCCTCGCTCACCGCTGGCTCGATCAGCAAGGTGGGCTCGACCCAAGGCTCGCCACCGTCGGCAGCATGCTCGGCGCCACGCTGTTATTGCTGCCGCTATTCGGCTACAGCGTCATCAGCCATCCACCCGCCAGTTGGGGCGGGAGCAGCGTGTGGCTGTCGTTACTCGGACTGGGACTGGTGTGCACCGCGTTCGCCTACATCCTGTTCTTTCGGCTGCTTAGCGACATTGGCCCGCTCAGTTCGATGACCGTGACCTTCATGATCCCGCCCTTCGGCGTACTGTGGGGCGCACTGTTTCTCGATGAACCGCTGTCGTGGGCTCATCTGTATGGCGGCGTATTGATTGCGGTAGCGCTGTGGCTGGTGCTGAAGCCTGTCGCAATGGCGAAGGCTTCAGCAGGTGAGCATTAA
- a CDS encoding VWA domain-containing protein, which translates to MLLNLFNEMRAAKVPVSVRELLDLINALKQRVTFADMDEFYFLARTILVKDERHFDKFDRAFGAYFNGLEKLDDHLQALIPEDWLRKEFERSLTDEERAQIQTLGGLDKLIEEFKKRLEEQKERHAGGNKWIGTGGTSPFGSGGFNPEGIRVGDAGKRQGKAVKVWDQREYRNLDDQVELGTRNIKIALRRLRKFARQGAAEELDIDGTIDHTARDAGLLNIQMRPERRNTIKLLLLFDIGGSMDAHVKTCEELFSACKTEFKHLEYFYFHNFIYESVWKNNLRRSAERTATQDLLNKYGADYKVIFIGDAAMAPYEITQAGGSVEHWNEEPGYRWMQRFKEKYKKLIWINPYPKDTWNYTASTNIVRDLIDDQMFPLTLRGLEEGMRFLAK; encoded by the coding sequence ATGCTGCTCAACCTGTTCAATGAAATGCGTGCAGCCAAGGTGCCGGTGTCTGTGCGCGAGCTGCTCGATCTGATCAATGCGCTGAAACAGCGGGTGACCTTCGCTGACATGGACGAGTTCTACTTTCTCGCCCGCACTATTCTGGTCAAGGATGAACGCCACTTCGACAAGTTCGACCGGGCGTTCGGCGCCTACTTCAACGGCTTGGAAAAGCTCGATGATCATCTCCAGGCACTGATCCCTGAAGACTGGCTGCGCAAGGAGTTCGAACGCTCCTTGACCGACGAAGAACGCGCGCAGATCCAGACCCTGGGTGGCTTGGACAAGCTGATCGAAGAATTCAAGAAACGCCTCGAAGAGCAAAAAGAACGCCACGCGGGCGGCAACAAGTGGATTGGCACTGGCGGCACCAGCCCATTTGGCTCAGGCGGTTTCAACCCGGAAGGTATCCGCGTAGGTGATGCCGGCAAGCGTCAAGGCAAAGCGGTCAAGGTCTGGGACCAGCGCGAGTACCGGAACCTCGACGATCAGGTCGAGTTGGGCACGCGCAACATCAAGATTGCGCTGCGCCGTTTGCGTAAATTCGCCCGTCAAGGCGCCGCTGAAGAGCTCGACATCGACGGCACAATCGACCACACCGCCCGTGATGCGGGCCTGCTGAACATTCAGATGCGCCCGGAACGGCGCAACACCATCAAGTTGTTGCTGCTGTTCGACATCGGTGGCTCGATGGATGCTCACGTCAAAACCTGCGAAGAGTTGTTCTCGGCGTGCAAGACCGAGTTCAAACACCTGGAGTATTTCTACTTCCACAACTTCATTTATGAATCGGTGTGGAAGAACAACCTGCGCCGTAGCGCGGAGCGCACTGCCACCCAGGACTTGCTGAACAAATACGGTGCCGATTACAAAGTGATCTTTATCGGCGACGCGGCCATGGCGCCCTACGAAATCACCCAGGCGGGTGGCAGCGTAGAGCACTGGAACGAAGAGCCGGGTTATCGGTGGATGCAGCGCTTCAAGGAAAAATACAAGAAGCTCATCTGGATCAACCCCTACCCCAAAGACACCTGGAACTACACCGCCTCGACCAACATCGTGCGCGATCTGATTGACGATCAGATGTTTCCGCTAACCTTGCGTGGGCTGGAAGAAGGGATGCGGTTTTTGGCGAAATAG
- the mnmC gene encoding bifunctional tRNA (5-methylaminomethyl-2-thiouridine)(34)-methyltransferase MnmD/FAD-dependent 5-carboxymethylaminomethyl-2-thiouridine(34) oxidoreductase MnmC, giving the protein MTFTSHAQIDWDEQGNPHSREFSDVYFSTQSGLDETRHVFLKQNDLTNRFAALAAGERLVIGETGFGTGLNFLCAWQLFAEHAVAGARLHFVSVEKFPLSRCDLQRALALWPELATCAGQLLDQYIAVHDGFQRLVFDGGRVTLTLLIGDALDMLPQLDGQIDAWFLDGFAPAKNPEMWTPELFAELARLAAPGSTISTFTSTGWVRRALNAAGFKMRRTPGIGHKWEVLRGAFVGWPEDVPRPAVVKPWFARPAPITTQRKALVIGAGLAGCATAASLAARGWQVSLMERHGDLAQEASGNPQGVLYLKLSAHGTALSQLILSGFGYTRRHLEYLQRGTDWDGCGVLQLAFNDKEAERQTQLAHAFPPELLHVLDQPTAEARAGIALSCGGLFFPEGGWVHPPALCQFQATHPNIQLLAHHDVLELRRSGEQWQAWDGERLLDEAPVVILAGAAEVKRFPASAELPLKRIRGQITRLAQTPASEALSTVVCAEGYVAPARLGEHTLGASFDFKSDDLTPTAAEHQSNLELLQEISEDLLKRLGADALEPEYLQGRAAFRCTSPDYLPIVGPLADKQRFLEAYAALGKDARQVPDTVCPWLDGLYINSGHGSRGLITAPLSGELLAAWLDNEPLPLPRSIAEACHPNRFALRALIRGKI; this is encoded by the coding sequence ATGACCTTCACATCCCACGCCCAGATCGACTGGGACGAACAGGGAAATCCTCATTCGCGGGAATTTTCGGATGTCTATTTCTCCACCCAATCCGGTCTAGACGAAACACGCCATGTCTTTCTGAAACAGAACGATCTGACAAACCGGTTTGCAGCGCTGGCGGCAGGCGAGCGCCTGGTTATCGGGGAAACCGGCTTCGGCACCGGTTTGAATTTTCTTTGCGCCTGGCAGCTGTTTGCCGAGCATGCTGTTGCCGGCGCTCGCCTGCATTTCGTTAGCGTCGAGAAGTTTCCACTGAGCCGCTGCGACCTGCAACGTGCCCTCGCCTTGTGGCCGGAGCTGGCCACCTGTGCCGGGCAACTGCTCGATCAGTACATCGCCGTGCATGACGGTTTTCAGCGCTTGGTGTTCGACGGCGGTCGCGTGACCTTGACCCTGTTGATCGGCGACGCTTTAGACATGTTGCCGCAGCTGGATGGGCAGATTGATGCGTGGTTCCTCGACGGTTTTGCTCCAGCAAAAAATCCGGAAATGTGGACGCCCGAACTGTTCGCCGAACTGGCACGGCTAGCGGCGCCGGGTTCGACCATCAGCACCTTCACCAGTACCGGATGGGTACGTCGCGCGCTGAACGCCGCAGGCTTCAAAATGCGCCGCACGCCGGGTATCGGGCATAAATGGGAGGTGCTGCGCGGGGCGTTTGTCGGTTGGCCGGAAGACGTGCCCAGGCCTGCAGTCGTCAAGCCCTGGTTTGCCCGCCCGGCACCGATCACCACTCAGCGCAAAGCGTTGGTAATCGGCGCTGGCCTGGCCGGTTGCGCAACAGCTGCCAGCCTCGCTGCGCGGGGTTGGCAGGTCAGCCTGATGGAACGCCACGGCGATCTGGCGCAGGAAGCTTCGGGCAACCCGCAAGGGGTGCTGTACTTGAAGCTTTCTGCCCACGGCACGGCGTTGTCGCAGCTGATTTTGAGCGGCTTTGGTTACACCCGCCGCCACCTGGAATACCTGCAACGGGGCACCGACTGGGACGGCTGCGGCGTGTTGCAACTGGCCTTCAATGACAAGGAAGCCGAGCGCCAGACGCAGTTGGCGCACGCGTTCCCCCCCGAACTCTTACACGTACTGGATCAGCCAACCGCCGAAGCCCGAGCCGGTATTGCACTGTCTTGCGGTGGTTTGTTTTTCCCCGAGGGAGGCTGGGTACATCCGCCCGCGCTGTGCCAGTTTCAGGCCACGCACCCCAATATTCAGCTGTTGGCACATCATGACGTACTGGAACTGCGTCGTAGCGGCGAACAGTGGCAGGCCTGGGATGGAGAGCGATTGCTCGACGAGGCTCCGGTGGTGATATTGGCCGGCGCTGCAGAGGTCAAGCGCTTCCCGGCCAGCGCTGAATTACCCCTCAAGCGTATTCGTGGGCAGATCACCCGGCTTGCCCAGACCCCGGCAAGCGAAGCCTTGAGCACCGTGGTCTGCGCCGAAGGTTATGTGGCGCCCGCCCGGCTGGGCGAACACACGTTAGGGGCGAGCTTCGACTTCAAAAGCGATGACCTGACGCCGACCGCTGCCGAGCACCAGAGCAATCTCGAACTCTTGCAAGAAATCTCCGAAGACTTGCTCAAGCGGCTGGGCGCAGACGCGTTGGAACCTGAGTACCTGCAAGGGCGAGCCGCATTCCGTTGCACCAGCCCGGACTACCTGCCCATCGTCGGCCCGCTGGCGGATAAGCAGCGTTTTCTGGAAGCTTACGCGGCGCTGGGCAAAGACGCCCGACAAGTGCCGGATACCGTTTGCCCTTGGCTCGACGGCCTGTACATCAACAGTGGTCACGGCTCTCGTGGGCTGATCACCGCGCCACTGTCAGGCGAATTGCTCGCGGCCTGGCTGGACAACGAACCCCTGCCGTTGCCCCGTAGCATTGCCGAAGCCTGCCATCCCAACCGTTTCGCGTTGAGGGCGTTGATTCGGGGAAAGATATAA
- a CDS encoding DUF748 domain-containing protein, translating into MKRRYSWPLWTVAGIVVVLIAADIALPYLVRHYLNDKLANMGDYRGQVTDVDLALWRGAYRINGLSIVKVQGKVPVPFVNAPVIDLAVSWHSLWYDRAVVAQVVFIKPELNFVDGGTNKQASQTGQGTDWRAQLNKLLPITLNEVRIDDGRITFNNFNSTPNVKIEADHVNASLFNLTNIADEKGMHEARFEGKALLPGNAPLETSATFDPFSNFEDFDFRLRSIGIELKSLNDFASAYGKFDFNAGSGDVVIEAQANKGKLSGYIKPLLRDVEVFNWQQDVENQNKSFFRSIWEAVVGTSETVLKNQSKNQFATRVELSGSVHQQDISGFQAFLQILRNAFIQAFNTRYDNSKTQ; encoded by the coding sequence ATGAAACGTCGCTATAGCTGGCCACTTTGGACCGTTGCGGGAATCGTGGTCGTGCTGATTGCCGCAGACATCGCCCTGCCCTATCTGGTGCGTCACTATTTGAACGACAAGCTCGCCAATATGGGCGACTACCGTGGCCAGGTCACCGACGTCGATCTGGCCCTGTGGCGTGGAGCGTATCGAATCAATGGGCTGAGTATCGTCAAGGTGCAAGGCAAGGTGCCCGTGCCATTCGTCAATGCGCCGGTCATCGACCTGGCGGTGAGCTGGCATTCGTTATGGTATGACCGTGCCGTGGTGGCCCAGGTGGTCTTCATCAAACCCGAGCTGAACTTCGTCGACGGCGGCACCAACAAACAGGCTTCGCAGACCGGTCAAGGCACCGACTGGCGCGCCCAATTGAACAAGCTGTTGCCTATCACTCTCAACGAAGTACGTATAGATGACGGGCGCATCACCTTCAATAATTTCAACTCGACGCCGAACGTGAAGATCGAAGCCGATCACGTGAACGCCAGCCTGTTCAACCTGACCAATATCGCCGACGAAAAAGGCATGCACGAAGCCCGATTTGAGGGCAAAGCCCTGTTACCCGGGAACGCACCGCTGGAAACCTCGGCCACATTCGATCCATTCAGTAACTTTGAAGACTTCGACTTCCGCCTCCGTTCGATCGGGATAGAACTTAAAAGCCTCAACGACTTCGCTTCGGCCTACGGCAAATTCGACTTCAATGCCGGCAGCGGTGACGTGGTGATCGAAGCCCAGGCCAACAAGGGCAAGCTCAGCGGTTATATCAAACCGCTGCTGCGCGATGTCGAGGTGTTCAACTGGCAGCAGGATGTCGAGAACCAGAACAAAAGCTTCTTCCGCTCGATCTGGGAGGCAGTGGTCGGCACCAGCGAAACCGTCTTGAAGAACCAAAGCAAAAACCAATTCGCCACCCGCGTAGAACTCAGTGGCAGCGTGCACCAACAAGACATCAGCGGCTTTCAGGCATTCCTGCAGATCCTGCGCAACGCCTTCATTCAGGCGTTCAACACCCGCTATGACAACAGCAAAACACAGTAG
- the aceK gene encoding bifunctional isocitrate dehydrogenase kinase/phosphatase: MPQQWPAADIAQMILDGFDDYREHFRQIADGAQARFEQALWQEAQRASAARINLYEEKVSEVTERLHGTFDAQGLLDVSCWPLVKNAYINLIDVRFDDELAETWFNSIFCGLFSHDLISDGCMFVHTTRPSLRRHDKAAQTRVYRPQGELSSMLKQIFAEYKFDVPFADLPGDLQRLEGQLRENLPDWVCKDPALSVELFSSILYRNKGAYLVGRIFTQDEQWPLVIPLLHREGRGIQIDALITDEADVSIIFSFTRSYFMVDVPVPAEFIGFLKRILPGKHIAELYTSIGFYKHGKSEFYRALINHLATTDDRFIMAPGVRGMVMSVFTLPGFNTVFKIIKDRFAPSKNVDRATVIEKYRLVKSVDRVGRMADTQEFADFRFPLSKFDPECLAELLDVAASTVEVEGDTVLIRHCWTERRMTPLNLYLENANEAQVREALDDYGLAIKQLAASNIFPGDMLLKNFGVTRHGRVVFYDYDEICYLTEANFRHIPAPRTPEDEMSSEPWYSIAPLDIFPEEFPPFLFADMGQRRLFNELHGELYDADYWKSLQDAIRAGKVIDVFPYRRKGRMDETLA; this comes from the coding sequence ATGCCGCAGCAATGGCCAGCCGCCGATATCGCCCAAATGATTCTTGACGGTTTTGATGATTATCGAGAGCATTTTCGGCAGATTGCCGATGGTGCTCAGGCGCGCTTCGAACAAGCGTTATGGCAGGAAGCTCAGCGAGCATCGGCAGCGCGGATCAACCTATACGAAGAGAAAGTCAGCGAAGTGACCGAGCGTTTGCACGGTACGTTCGACGCCCAGGGCCTGTTGGATGTGAGCTGCTGGCCGCTGGTCAAAAACGCGTATATCAACCTGATCGATGTACGGTTTGACGATGAGCTGGCGGAAACCTGGTTCAACTCGATTTTCTGTGGCCTGTTCAGTCATGACCTGATCAGCGACGGCTGCATGTTCGTCCACACCACGCGTCCGTCTTTGCGCCGCCACGACAAGGCGGCTCAAACCCGCGTTTATCGGCCCCAGGGCGAGCTGTCGAGCATGCTCAAGCAGATTTTTGCCGAGTATAAGTTCGATGTGCCGTTTGCCGATTTGCCGGGTGATCTGCAACGGCTTGAAGGGCAATTGCGGGAAAACCTGCCCGATTGGGTGTGCAAGGACCCGGCGCTCAGCGTGGAGCTGTTCTCGTCGATTCTGTACCGCAACAAAGGGGCGTATCTGGTCGGGCGCATTTTTACCCAAGACGAGCAATGGCCGCTGGTAATACCCCTGCTGCACCGTGAAGGCCGAGGTATCCAGATTGATGCGCTGATTACCGATGAAGCTGATGTGTCGATCATCTTCTCGTTCACACGCTCGTACTTCATGGTCGACGTGCCGGTGCCCGCAGAGTTTATCGGCTTTCTCAAGCGTATTTTGCCTGGCAAGCACATCGCCGAGCTGTACACCTCGATCGGGTTTTACAAACATGGCAAGTCCGAGTTCTACCGCGCCCTGATCAACCATCTGGCCACTACCGACGACCGCTTTATCATGGCGCCCGGTGTGCGCGGCATGGTCATGAGCGTGTTTACCCTGCCGGGTTTCAATACGGTGTTCAAGATCATCAAGGACCGCTTCGCGCCGTCGAAAAACGTCGACCGTGCCACGGTAATCGAAAAATACCGTCTGGTAAAAAGTGTCGACCGGGTAGGGCGCATGGCCGATACCCAGGAGTTCGCCGATTTCCGTTTTCCGTTGAGCAAGTTTGATCCTGAGTGCCTCGCCGAACTGCTGGATGTGGCGGCGTCGACCGTTGAAGTCGAAGGCGACACCGTCCTGATCCGTCACTGCTGGACCGAGCGGCGTATGACGCCGTTGAACCTCTATCTGGAAAACGCCAACGAAGCCCAGGTGCGCGAAGCACTGGACGATTATGGGTTGGCGATCAAGCAGTTGGCTGCGTCGAATATTTTCCCCGGCGATATGCTGCTGAAGAACTTTGGCGTGACCCGTCACGGCCGGGTGGTGTTCTACGATTACGACGAAATTTGTTACCTCACCGAAGCCAATTTCCGCCACATCCCGGCGCCCCGTACGCCCGAAGATGAAATGTCCTCGGAGCCTTGGTATTCCATTGCTCCGCTGGATATTTTCCCTGAGGAGTTTCCACCGTTTCTGTTTGCCGACATGGGCCAGCGTCGGCTGTTCAATGAGCTCCACGGTGAGTTGTATGACGCTGATTACTGGAAAAGCCTGCAAGACGCGATTCGGGCGGGCAAGGTCATTGATGTCTTTCCCTACCGGCGCAAAGGGCGCATGGATGAGACGCTGGCCTGA
- the cysK gene encoding cysteine synthase A, with product MSRIYADNAHSIGNTPLVQINRIAPRGVTILAKIEGRNPGYSVKCRIGASMIWDAESSGKLKPGMTIVEPTSGNTGIGLAFVAAARGYKLVLTMPASMSIERRKVLKALGAELVLTEPAKGMKGAIEKAEELVASNPALHFMPSQFDNPANPAIHEKTTGPEIWNDTDGAIDVLVAGVGTGGTITGISRYIKHTAGKPILSVAVEPIGSPIITQTLAGEEIKPAPHKIQGIGAGFIPRNLDLSIIDRVELVSDEESKAMALRLMREEGILCGISCGAAMAAAVRMAETPEMQGKTIVVILPDSGERYLSSMLFSDLFTDQENQQ from the coding sequence ATGAGCCGCATCTACGCTGACAATGCCCATTCCATCGGTAACACGCCATTGGTGCAGATCAACCGTATCGCACCGCGCGGGGTCACTATCCTGGCCAAGATTGAAGGGCGCAACCCCGGATATTCGGTGAAATGCCGAATCGGCGCCAGCATGATCTGGGACGCTGAAAGCAGTGGTAAGCTCAAGCCGGGCATGACCATCGTCGAGCCGACTTCAGGCAATACCGGGATCGGTTTGGCTTTTGTGGCGGCGGCCCGGGGTTACAAGCTGGTGTTGACCATGCCTGCGTCGATGAGCATCGAACGGCGCAAGGTGCTTAAGGCATTGGGCGCCGAGTTGGTGCTGACCGAACCTGCCAAGGGTATGAAAGGCGCCATCGAAAAAGCCGAAGAACTGGTCGCCAGCAATCCGGCCCTCCATTTCATGCCCTCACAGTTCGATAACCCGGCCAACCCGGCGATCCATGAGAAGACCACGGGTCCGGAGATCTGGAACGATACCGACGGTGCCATTGATGTGCTAGTGGCGGGTGTGGGTACCGGTGGCACGATTACCGGGATTTCGCGTTATATCAAACACACGGCGGGCAAGCCGATTCTGTCGGTGGCGGTCGAGCCCATAGGTTCGCCGATCATCACCCAGACGCTGGCTGGTGAAGAAATCAAACCTGCTCCGCACAAGATTCAGGGGATCGGTGCCGGTTTCATACCCAGGAATCTCGACTTGTCGATCATTGATCGGGTCGAACTGGTCAGCGATGAAGAGTCCAAGGCCATGGCGTTGCGCCTGATGCGCGAAGAGGGGATTTTGTGTGGTATTTCATGCGGTGCAGCGATGGCCGCGGCGGTACGCATGGCCGAAACCCCGGAAATGCAGGGTAAAACCATTGTCGTGATCCTGCCCGACTCCGGTGAGCGTTACCTGTCGAGCATGTTGTTCAGTGATCTGTTTACTGATCAGGAAAATCAGCAGTAG
- a CDS encoding aspartyl/asparaginyl beta-hydroxylase domain-containing protein, which translates to MTFSFAAKASILMLFVGSTLYVHLRGKARLPLLRQFVNHSALFAPYNALMYLFSGVPSKPYLDRTKFPEMDVLKDNWQVIREEAMHLFDEGYIRAAEKDNDAGFGSFFKKGWKRFYLKWYDTALPSAVLLCPKTVELVNSIPNVKGAMFALLPGDSHLNPHRDPFAGSLRYHLGLSTPNSDDCRIYVDGQAYAWRDGEDVMFDETYVHWVKNQTETTRVILFCDVERPLRSRLMTRINRWVSRVLGHATAPQNTDDERVGGINQAYAYSKRFSNGMSSSVKQFKRRHPKAYRVMRPVLAVIVLTLLGYWLFG; encoded by the coding sequence ATGACCTTTTCTTTCGCCGCCAAAGCCTCGATTTTGATGCTTTTCGTAGGAAGCACGTTGTATGTGCATCTGCGGGGTAAAGCGCGACTGCCATTGCTCCGCCAGTTCGTCAACCATTCCGCGTTGTTTGCCCCCTATAACGCCTTGATGTATCTGTTCTCCGGCGTGCCTTCGAAGCCTTATCTGGACCGCACCAAATTTCCTGAGATGGACGTGCTCAAGGACAACTGGCAAGTCATTCGCGAAGAAGCCATGCACTTGTTCGACGAGGGATATATCCGCGCTGCCGAGAAGGACAACGACGCCGGTTTCGGTTCGTTCTTCAAAAAAGGCTGGAAGCGCTTCTACCTCAAGTGGTACGACACCGCTTTGCCGTCGGCTGTGCTGTTGTGCCCCAAGACCGTCGAACTGGTGAATAGCATTCCCAACGTGAAGGGCGCGATGTTCGCGCTCTTGCCAGGTGATAGCCACCTCAATCCCCATCGCGACCCGTTTGCCGGCTCGCTGCGTTATCACTTGGGGCTGTCGACGCCAAACTCGGATGATTGCCGCATTTACGTCGATGGACAGGCGTATGCCTGGCGCGATGGCGAAGATGTGATGTTCGATGAAACCTACGTGCATTGGGTCAAGAACCAGACCGAAACCACCCGTGTGATTCTGTTCTGTGATGTCGAACGCCCTCTGCGCTCTCGGCTCATGACCCGCATCAATCGTTGGGTCAGCAGAGTCTTGGGGCATGCCACGGCGCCGCAGAACACAGATGATGAACGTGTCGGCGGGATTAACCAGGCGTATGCCTACAGCAAGCGTTTTAGCAATGGCATGAGCTCCAGCGTCAAACAGTTCAAGCGTCGTCACCCCAAGGCCTACCGTGTCATGCGTCCGGTATTGGCGGTGATCGTTCTGACCTTGCTCGGCTATTGGCTGTTCGGCTGA
- a CDS encoding AAA family ATPase: MKFEGTSAYVATDDLKLAVNAAITLERPLLVKGEPGTGKTMLAEQLAESFGARLITWHIKSTTKAHQGLYEYDAVSRLRDSQLGVDKVHDVRNYLKKGKLWEAFEAEERVILLIDEIDKADIEFPNDLLQELDKMEFYVYEIDETIKAKVRPIIIITSNNEKELPDAFLRRCFFHYIAFPDRVTLQKIVDVHYPNIKKDLVSEALDVFFDVRKVPGLKKKPSTSELVDWLKLLMADNIGEAVLRERDPTKAIPPLAGALVKNEQDVQLLERLAFMSRRGNR, translated from the coding sequence ATGAAGTTCGAAGGCACCAGCGCATACGTCGCCACTGACGACCTGAAGCTCGCGGTCAACGCTGCTATCACTCTGGAGCGGCCACTGCTGGTCAAAGGCGAGCCTGGCACCGGCAAAACCATGTTGGCCGAACAACTGGCCGAATCCTTCGGCGCCCGGTTGATTACCTGGCACATCAAATCCACCACCAAAGCGCATCAGGGCCTGTACGAGTACGACGCCGTCAGCCGTTTGCGTGATTCGCAGTTGGGTGTGGATAAAGTCCACGACGTACGTAACTACCTGAAGAAGGGCAAGCTGTGGGAAGCCTTCGAGGCCGAAGAGCGGGTCATCCTGCTGATCGATGAGATCGACAAGGCCGACATCGAGTTCCCTAACGACCTGTTGCAAGAACTCGACAAGATGGAGTTCTATGTTTACGAGATAGATGAAACGATCAAAGCGAAAGTACGCCCGATCATCATCATTACATCGAACAACGAAAAAGAACTGCCTGACGCCTTCCTGCGTCGTTGCTTCTTTCACTACATCGCCTTCCCGGACCGCGTCACCCTGCAAAAGATTGTCGATGTGCATTACCCGAACATCAAAAAGGATCTGGTCAGCGAAGCCCTCGATGTGTTCTTCGACGTGCGTAAAGTCCCCGGACTGAAGAAAAAACCGTCCACATCGGAACTGGTCGACTGGCTGAAACTGCTGATGGCCGACAACATCGGCGAAGCGGTGCTGCGCGAACGCGATCCCACCAAGGCCATCCCGCCGCTGGCCGGAGCCCTGGTCAAGAACGAGCAGGACGTGCAATTGCTTGAGCGCTTGGCGTTCATGAGCCGTCGCGGCAACCGCTAA
- a CDS encoding biotin-dependent carboxyltransferase family protein — MSALLIEASTPLCLLQDAGRFGVRHLGVTQGGAADWVSMSWANKLLGNQLDAAVIEVTLGGLTLLAEQDCCLALAGANLGALLGSRPLAPWRSFFMRKGERLRFTQPILGARAYLAAPGGFDAPSVLGSCATVVREELGGLDGMGKALAKGDHLSYAGSAFVLHALPDHLTPDLNLNSSLDVVLGAQIGQFSGLSLFDAFNSEWILDSRADRMGIRLLGPELVYQGAPLISEGIPLGAIQVPPDGQPIVLLNDRQTIGGYPRLGALTPLALARLAQCLPGAPVSLKPIVQTAAHQQHMEYVQRFQG, encoded by the coding sequence ATGAGTGCCTTATTGATCGAAGCCAGCACCCCGTTGTGCCTGCTGCAGGATGCCGGACGCTTTGGTGTTCGTCATTTGGGCGTGACCCAAGGCGGGGCGGCGGATTGGGTCTCGATGTCCTGGGCGAACAAGCTGCTGGGCAATCAGCTGGACGCGGCGGTGATCGAGGTGACGCTGGGCGGCTTGACCCTGCTCGCCGAACAGGATTGTTGCCTGGCGCTGGCGGGTGCCAATCTCGGCGCGTTGCTGGGCAGTCGGCCGCTGGCACCCTGGCGCAGTTTTTTCATGCGCAAGGGTGAGCGTTTACGCTTTACCCAACCGATCCTGGGTGCACGGGCTTATCTCGCGGCTCCCGGAGGCTTCGATGCGCCATCGGTGCTCGGCAGTTGCGCTACGGTCGTGCGTGAAGAACTGGGCGGGCTGGATGGAATGGGCAAAGCACTGGCCAAAGGGGATCACCTGTCTTACGCCGGTTCGGCGTTCGTCCTGCATGCTCTGCCGGATCATTTGACCCCCGACCTCAACCTGAACAGTTCATTGGACGTTGTGCTCGGCGCACAAATTGGCCAGTTCAGCGGCTTGAGCCTGTTCGATGCCTTCAACAGCGAGTGGATCCTCGACAGCCGTGCCGACAGGATGGGCATTCGTTTATTGGGACCGGAACTGGTTTATCAGGGCGCGCCGCTGATCTCCGAAGGCATCCCGCTGGGCGCGATTCAGGTGCCGCCGGACGGGCAACCGATTGTGCTGCTCAATGACCGGCAAACCATTGGCGGGTACCCAAGACTTGGGGCGTTGACCCCGTTGGCATTGGCCCGACTGGCCCAATGCCTGCCGGGCGCACCTGTCAGTCTCAAGCCGATTGTGCAGACAGCAGCGCATCAGCAGCATATGGAGTATGTGCAGCGTTTTCAGGGTTGA